Proteins encoded together in one Mycobacterium sp. MS1601 window:
- a CDS encoding precorrin-8X methylmutase has product MNSSDQLTRPRKRYDYIDDGASIYVDSFAAIRSEADLSAVPPDAEKLAVRMIHGTGQPNLVKDLAIHSNVVKASRVALSGGAPILCDAQMVATGVTASRLPADNAVHCFLHDERVPALARAWSTTRTAAAVSLWEPFMEGAVIAIGNAPTALFHLLEMLIDGAPRPAAIVGCPVGFIGAAESKEALISFAADHGIDIPYVTIRGRLGGSAMTSSALNALASEAE; this is encoded by the coding sequence ATGAACAGCTCTGATCAGCTCACCCGGCCGAGAAAGAGGTACGACTACATCGACGACGGCGCGTCGATCTATGTCGACTCCTTCGCCGCCATCCGCAGTGAAGCCGACCTCTCGGCGGTGCCGCCGGACGCCGAGAAGCTGGCTGTCCGCATGATCCATGGCACAGGCCAGCCGAACCTGGTGAAAGACTTGGCAATTCACTCCAACGTGGTGAAAGCCAGCCGCGTGGCACTCTCCGGTGGTGCACCAATTCTGTGCGACGCGCAGATGGTCGCCACCGGCGTCACCGCAAGTCGCTTGCCGGCCGACAATGCCGTGCACTGTTTCCTGCACGACGAGCGGGTCCCCGCCCTGGCCCGCGCGTGGAGCACCACCCGCACCGCGGCGGCGGTCTCGCTGTGGGAACCCTTCATGGAAGGCGCCGTCATCGCCATCGGCAACGCACCCACCGCGCTGTTCCACCTACTGGAGATGCTGATCGACGGCGCTCCCCGGCCTGCCGCCATCGTCGGCTGCCCGGTCGGATTCATCGGCGCCGCCGAATCGAAGGAGGCACTGATCTCGTTCGCCGCCGACCACGGCATCGACATTCCCTACGTGACCATCCGTGGCCGCCTCGGTGGCTCGGCGATGACCTCGTCGGCACTGAACGCACTGGCCTCGGAGGCAGAATGA
- a CDS encoding NADPH:quinone oxidoreductase family protein gives MKAFRLHSYDGPTALTLDEVPDLPHEDGTAVVEVKAIGINFPDLLLTKGQYQRKPETPFTPGCEVAGVISWAPADSGWTAGDRVMAFVWDGAYAEAVAVPLQSLVAIPDDMGFDVAAGLVVNHHTTHFALARRGRLEPGETVLVMGAAGGIGSAAVQVAKGLKATVIAGVAGEHEVSVAKEAGADHVIILEKGFSTTVRELTGGDGVDVILDPLGDWLFDEGVRALASEGRILVIGFAAGGIPALKTNRLLLRNVSAVGVAWGATLDKDPNLLSWGAQALHRMYAEGSVRPQLGHRFSFDEIPTALARLDAHQIRGKAVIEMA, from the coding sequence GTGAAGGCCTTCCGACTGCACTCCTACGACGGTCCGACGGCACTGACCCTCGACGAGGTGCCCGACCTTCCCCACGAGGACGGCACCGCGGTCGTCGAGGTGAAGGCCATCGGCATCAACTTCCCGGACCTGCTGCTCACCAAGGGGCAGTATCAGCGCAAACCGGAGACGCCGTTCACCCCCGGTTGTGAAGTGGCCGGTGTGATCAGTTGGGCTCCGGCTGATTCCGGCTGGACGGCCGGAGACCGGGTGATGGCCTTCGTCTGGGACGGCGCGTACGCCGAAGCGGTGGCGGTGCCGCTGCAGTCGCTGGTCGCGATCCCCGATGACATGGGCTTCGACGTCGCGGCGGGACTGGTGGTCAACCACCACACCACCCACTTCGCGTTGGCCCGCCGCGGCCGCCTCGAACCCGGGGAGACCGTGTTGGTGATGGGCGCCGCCGGCGGCATCGGTAGTGCCGCCGTGCAAGTCGCCAAGGGACTGAAGGCCACCGTGATCGCCGGTGTCGCTGGCGAGCACGAGGTGAGCGTGGCGAAAGAGGCCGGCGCCGACCACGTGATCATCCTCGAGAAGGGTTTCTCGACCACCGTCCGCGAACTCACCGGCGGCGACGGCGTGGACGTCATCCTCGATCCCCTGGGTGACTGGTTGTTCGACGAAGGGGTGCGAGCCCTGGCCTCGGAAGGCCGCATCCTGGTGATCGGGTTCGCCGCCGGTGGCATTCCGGCACTGAAGACCAATCGCCTTCTGCTGCGCAATGTCTCGGCCGTCGGCGTGGCCTGGGGCGCGACCTTGGACAAAGATCCGAACCTGCTGTCGTGGGGTGCGCAGGCATTACACCGGATGTACGCCGAAGGATCGGTACGGCCCCAGCTCGGGCACCGGTTCTCGTTCGACGAGATCCCCACCGCGCTTGCGCGTCTGGATGCCCACCAGATTCGTGGCAAAGCCGTGATCGAGATGGCATGA
- a CDS encoding nitrite reductase, with protein MTTDTCRLTGGNRSRTDQCPGAYRPWQAQDGLLVRLRLVGGQLPTVALRRLIKVSITHADGDVHLTSRANLQLRGLRGHDGHEDQLCPTAVSALQSTGLLPSATHELVRNILISPQSGHSGGRADLRPVAASLDAALLADDALGRLPGRFLFTLDDGRGDLMDRLIDAGGRGTDLGLVALDDRLVQLRVGDHWGEVVALDEAALHLAGLAAAFLRVRGGGADAPWHLRELPAALSAPVAPDRRIPAPTTALPYGPVGGGTHVHVPDGVLTPQRAETILDLTPAGVPDVVVTPWHGILVPHALEGTDEQL; from the coding sequence ATGACCACCGACACGTGCCGCCTCACCGGCGGCAATCGCAGCCGGACCGACCAATGTCCCGGCGCGTACCGGCCGTGGCAGGCCCAAGACGGCTTGCTGGTACGCCTGCGCCTGGTCGGGGGTCAGCTTCCCACTGTGGCGCTGCGCCGGCTGATCAAGGTCAGCATCACCCACGCCGATGGCGATGTGCACCTCACCAGCCGCGCCAACCTGCAGTTACGCGGTCTTCGCGGCCACGATGGCCACGAAGACCAACTGTGCCCCACCGCGGTGTCTGCACTCCAATCCACCGGGTTGTTACCCTCAGCCACCCACGAGCTGGTGCGCAACATCCTCATCTCTCCACAGTCCGGACACAGCGGAGGGCGAGCTGATCTGCGCCCGGTGGCCGCCTCGCTGGATGCCGCACTGCTGGCCGACGACGCTCTCGGCCGGCTCCCAGGGCGCTTCCTGTTCACTCTCGACGACGGCCGCGGTGACCTCATGGATCGGCTCATCGATGCCGGTGGCCGCGGTACCGATCTGGGGCTGGTCGCTTTGGATGACCGGCTGGTGCAGCTGCGCGTCGGAGATCATTGGGGCGAGGTGGTGGCTCTGGACGAGGCTGCGCTGCATCTGGCCGGGCTCGCCGCGGCTTTCCTGCGCGTGCGCGGCGGGGGCGCGGACGCCCCGTGGCACCTGCGGGAGCTGCCCGCCGCATTGAGCGCACCGGTGGCACCCGATCGACGAATACCTGCTCCGACGACGGCGTTGCCCTACGGACCGGTGGGCGGCGGCACACACGTCCACGTTCCGGACGGTGTGCTGACGCCGCAGCGCGCCGAGACGATCCTGGACCTGACCCCAGCCGGTGTCCCGGATGTGGTGGTGACGCCGTGGCACGGCATCCTTGTTCCACATGCTCTGGAGGGAACCGATGAACAGCTCTGA
- a CDS encoding phosphotransferase family protein codes for MTAGTPTRAQLDTIAGLLRDIDPSLVPGTLSASLVSGGRSNLTFRLDTGGAPLILRRPPLGHVLETAHDMGREYQVMAALHPTGYPVPRMRCHVEDADVLGVPFYVMDLVDGVVYRKEADLAQLDPAQAQGLSFGFIDALADLHLVDHQAVGLGAFGRPDGYLERQVRRWIRQLESSASRQIEGFSELAQRLSASVPATSRSTIVHGDFRLDNAIVDADDPGRVLAILDWEMSTLGDPLSDLGLFYLYWQGWTGLDNPIAATPADIPGYPSWETLAARYSTRTGIELHDFDWYRAFAIFKFTVICEGIHYRYTQGMTVGSGFEEIGRLVPPLVRRGLAILDGTHT; via the coding sequence ATGACCGCGGGCACGCCCACCCGGGCGCAGCTCGACACCATCGCCGGTCTGCTGCGCGACATCGACCCCTCTCTGGTGCCCGGCACACTGTCGGCATCCCTGGTGTCCGGCGGGCGGTCCAACCTGACCTTCCGATTGGACACCGGTGGGGCGCCGCTCATCCTGCGGCGTCCACCGCTGGGACACGTGCTGGAGACCGCCCACGACATGGGTCGGGAGTACCAGGTGATGGCCGCGCTGCATCCCACCGGCTACCCGGTGCCGAGGATGCGTTGTCACGTCGAGGACGCCGACGTGCTCGGCGTCCCGTTCTACGTGATGGATCTGGTGGACGGGGTCGTCTACCGCAAGGAGGCCGACCTGGCCCAGCTGGATCCGGCGCAGGCCCAGGGGTTGTCCTTCGGTTTCATCGACGCGCTGGCCGATCTGCACCTGGTCGATCACCAGGCTGTCGGGCTCGGTGCGTTCGGCCGTCCCGACGGGTACCTGGAACGGCAGGTGCGCCGGTGGATCCGTCAGCTCGAGTCCTCGGCATCCCGGCAGATCGAAGGATTTTCCGAACTAGCACAACGACTCTCGGCGAGTGTGCCAGCCACCTCGAGGTCGACGATCGTGCACGGCGACTTCCGGTTGGACAACGCCATCGTCGATGCCGATGATCCCGGCCGGGTGCTGGCGATCCTCGACTGGGAGATGTCCACGCTCGGAGATCCACTCAGCGATCTCGGGCTGTTCTACCTGTACTGGCAGGGGTGGACCGGGTTGGACAACCCGATCGCCGCGACACCTGCCGACATCCCGGGCTACCCGTCGTGGGAGACCCTGGCAGCCAGGTACAGCACGCGCACCGGCATCGAGCTGCACGACTTCGACTGGTACCGGGCGTTCGCCATCTTCAAGTTCACCGTCATCTGCGAGGGTATTCACTACCGCTATACCCAGGGCATGACGGTGGGCTCGGGCTTCGAGGAGATCGGGCGCCTGGTGCCCCCGCTGGTGCGGCGAGGCTTGGCGATTCTCGACGGAACACACACTTGA
- a CDS encoding short-chain fatty acyl-CoA regulator family protein has protein sequence MDKLFAGIRLRRLREERGLSQVELARVLAISSSYLNQIEHDARPITATVLVRLTEVFGIDPAFFVPRDTARQLAELREALPEAAPGMPHSASDIRQLATLMPEIADAVIALYRRYRDAMVHLEALTDSRSEGPALMPHEHVRDFFYRHQNYVDVLDREAEDLAAEIAQRGGDLRQNLRTHLEARHQVQVVIARREHDGDLYTFDSDRGILTLAADLQPGQQAFRMATQIALLGVPTILDKVLDAEVWPDQTTRKLARLGLAHHFASALILPYTTFYNAAEKVRYDVEVLAERFDVGFETVAHRLSTLQRPGMRGVPFILVRVDKAGNISKRQSAIGFHFSHTGGTCPLWNVYDAFAAPGQVDVQVAEMPDGQRYLWVARTVTRRRGGYGSAAKTFVVGLGCELRQAGRLVYSKGLDLVNPDVVPIGPGCRTCDRQHCPQRATPPVGRQLLVDGTRGRFVPYPLTFPTKSS, from the coding sequence GTGGACAAGCTCTTCGCAGGCATCCGCCTCCGCAGGCTCCGCGAGGAACGCGGCCTCAGCCAGGTGGAGCTGGCACGTGTCCTGGCCATCTCGTCGAGTTATCTGAACCAGATCGAGCACGACGCGCGGCCCATCACCGCCACCGTGCTGGTGCGCCTCACCGAGGTCTTCGGGATCGACCCGGCGTTCTTCGTACCCCGCGACACCGCGCGCCAACTCGCCGAGCTGCGCGAGGCACTGCCGGAGGCGGCACCCGGGATGCCGCACTCGGCCTCGGACATCAGGCAGTTGGCCACCTTGATGCCGGAGATCGCCGACGCCGTCATCGCGCTCTACCGCCGATACCGCGATGCGATGGTGCATCTGGAGGCACTCACCGATTCACGTTCGGAGGGGCCGGCACTGATGCCCCATGAACATGTCCGTGATTTCTTCTACCGCCATCAGAACTACGTCGACGTGCTCGACCGCGAGGCCGAGGACCTGGCCGCCGAAATAGCCCAGCGCGGCGGCGATCTACGCCAGAATCTGCGTACGCATCTCGAGGCGCGACACCAGGTCCAAGTGGTGATCGCCCGTCGCGAGCACGACGGAGATCTGTACACCTTCGACAGTGACCGCGGCATCTTGACCCTCGCCGCAGACCTGCAGCCGGGCCAGCAGGCGTTCCGAATGGCCACGCAGATCGCATTACTCGGTGTGCCGACCATCCTGGACAAGGTGCTCGACGCCGAGGTCTGGCCGGACCAGACCACCCGCAAGCTCGCCAGGCTGGGCCTGGCCCACCATTTCGCCAGCGCCCTGATCCTGCCCTACACCACGTTCTACAACGCGGCCGAAAAAGTACGTTACGACGTCGAGGTCCTCGCCGAACGTTTCGACGTCGGCTTCGAGACCGTCGCGCACCGGCTCAGCACGCTGCAGCGCCCCGGAATGAGGGGGGTGCCGTTCATCCTGGTGCGGGTGGACAAGGCGGGCAACATCTCTAAACGGCAGTCCGCCATCGGTTTTCACTTTTCGCACACCGGCGGCACCTGCCCGCTGTGGAACGTCTACGACGCCTTCGCCGCACCTGGACAGGTCGATGTACAGGTGGCCGAGATGCCCGACGGCCAGCGGTATCTGTGGGTGGCGCGCACCGTGACCCGCCGCCGCGGCGGTTACGGTTCGGCTGCCAAGACATTCGTGGTCGGTCTGGGTTGTGAACTCCGGCAGGCCGGGCGCCTGGTGTACAGCAAGGGCCTGGACCTGGTGAATCCCGATGTGGTGCCCATCGGTCCGGGGTGTCGGACCTGCGATCGGCAGCACTGCCCGCAACGAGCCACCCCGCCGGTCGGCAGGCAGCTGCTGGTCGACGGTACCCGCGGACGGTTCGTGCCGTACCCGTTGACGTTCCCCACCAAGAGTTCCTGA
- the cobM gene encoding precorrin-4 C(11)-methyltransferase, whose translation MNSPVHFVGAGPGAADLLTVRAVRLLGEADTVLYPGTYLDPEVLENCSPTADLVDTQDLDLDAIIGRMVAAQQAGKQVVRLVSGDPTIYSAVSEQTRRLDAAGVPWAVTPGVPAYAAAAARVGRELTVPLVTQSVVLTRTQQRSTAMPESESLAAFAATQATLVLHLAITRTRELMAELVPTYGADCPVVVVYRASQPSEIVLRGTVGDIADKVEEAGLRQAAVILVGRALAERPDTCAGDSHLYDPQRDRTRTHVGGRL comes from the coding sequence ATGAACTCGCCGGTCCACTTCGTCGGCGCGGGCCCTGGTGCTGCCGACCTGCTCACCGTCCGCGCGGTACGACTGCTCGGCGAGGCCGACACGGTGCTTTACCCGGGCACCTACCTCGACCCGGAAGTACTCGAGAATTGCTCTCCAACAGCCGATCTGGTGGACACCCAGGATCTCGACCTGGACGCCATCATCGGCCGGATGGTCGCCGCCCAGCAGGCCGGCAAGCAGGTTGTACGGCTGGTGTCGGGTGATCCCACGATCTACAGCGCGGTGTCCGAGCAGACCCGCCGGCTCGACGCCGCCGGGGTGCCGTGGGCGGTGACACCGGGGGTGCCCGCTTACGCCGCCGCTGCCGCGCGGGTGGGCCGCGAACTGACCGTCCCCCTCGTCACCCAGTCGGTAGTGCTCACCCGCACCCAGCAGCGCTCGACGGCCATGCCGGAGTCGGAATCGCTGGCGGCATTCGCGGCCACCCAGGCCACCCTGGTGTTGCACCTGGCGATCACCCGCACACGTGAGCTGATGGCGGAGCTGGTACCGACGTACGGTGCGGACTGTCCCGTCGTGGTGGTCTACCGCGCCTCACAACCGTCCGAGATCGTGCTCCGTGGCACCGTCGGCGATATCGCGGACAAGGTGGAGGAGGCCGGATTGCGCCAGGCCGCAGTCATTCTGGTGGGCCGCGCACTCGCCGAACGGCCGGACACCTGCGCC
- a CDS encoding histidine phosphatase family protein, producing the protein MTVDTFWVRHGESTWNRLGLMQGQTRWPALTADGVRQAHAAAETLMPHAPALVISSDLRRAAETADIIGGRLDVPVRYTPLLRERCWGIFEGRPVADGHRAEAALSADEALPHGEARNDVARRLRSLLERLTTDAGPLVAVTHGDVLREAISMWAPDLHHESALPKNGWVVRILVDRRNGSMHP; encoded by the coding sequence ATGACCGTCGATACATTCTGGGTGCGTCACGGCGAGTCGACGTGGAACCGGTTGGGCCTCATGCAGGGTCAGACCAGGTGGCCCGCGCTGACAGCTGACGGTGTCCGCCAGGCCCACGCGGCTGCTGAAACGCTCATGCCCCACGCCCCCGCCCTCGTGATCAGTTCTGATCTGCGTCGAGCTGCCGAGACAGCGGACATCATCGGCGGCCGCCTCGACGTACCGGTTCGGTACACCCCTTTGTTGCGCGAACGGTGCTGGGGAATCTTCGAAGGCCGGCCGGTAGCCGACGGCCATCGCGCAGAGGCCGCTTTGTCTGCCGATGAGGCTCTGCCGCACGGGGAAGCACGAAACGACGTCGCCCGCAGGTTGCGAAGCCTCCTGGAGCGGCTTACCACCGACGCCGGTCCGTTGGTCGCGGTGACACATGGTGACGTCCTCCGAGAAGCGATCAGCATGTGGGCACCTGACCTCCACCACGAGTCCGCCCTTCCCAAAAACGGCTGGGTGGTGCGGATTCTGGTCGATCGGCGCAACGGCTCGATGCACCCGTGA
- a CDS encoding precorrin-2 C(20)-methyltransferase gives MTGRFFGVGLGPGDPELITLKAARLIGEADVVAYHAGVNKQSYARGIAADLIRDGVIEEELRYPVTTGGTDHPGGYAGALADFYEESAARLAVHLAAGRTVVLLAEGDPLFYGSYMYMHDRLSADYPTEVVPGVPAFVAATAATASPLVRQTDVLTVLPGTLPEAELARRLADTDGAIIMKLGRTFPAVRRALAAAGRLGHAMYIERASHPEQRWMPVADVDEASVPYLSLIVVNGDSVNGQRTRRPGELVAAVQTPSIETAAELLVIGLGPGPQDWLTAEATAALAEVDHVVGYAPYVNRVPQREGLQRHASGNTVEVDRARFALQLASRGEKVAVVSGGDAGVFGMASAVFEAADDPQFTHVPVRVLPAVSAVQAVAARAGAPIGADFAVVSLSDRLKPWSVIEARLRAIAEADLVLAIYNPASRTRPDQIAVARKVLLEHRSADTVVTIGRDVGRAEESLTVTTLGDLDTDTIDMKCLLLIGASSTRVTDAGRVWTPRWVR, from the coding sequence ATGACCGGCCGCTTCTTCGGTGTCGGACTGGGGCCCGGAGACCCCGAACTGATCACCCTGAAAGCCGCTCGACTGATCGGTGAAGCCGATGTCGTGGCCTACCACGCCGGAGTCAACAAACAGTCCTATGCCCGGGGTATCGCCGCCGACCTGATCCGCGACGGGGTGATCGAAGAGGAACTTCGCTACCCGGTCACTACCGGAGGCACCGATCACCCCGGCGGATACGCCGGGGCGCTCGCCGATTTCTACGAGGAATCGGCCGCCCGGCTGGCTGTCCACCTGGCCGCGGGCCGCACCGTGGTTCTGTTGGCCGAAGGCGACCCGCTGTTCTACGGCTCGTACATGTACATGCACGACCGGCTCAGCGCCGATTATCCGACCGAGGTGGTTCCCGGTGTGCCGGCGTTCGTTGCCGCCACCGCGGCCACCGCCTCTCCCCTGGTCCGCCAGACCGATGTGCTGACCGTCCTGCCGGGCACCCTGCCCGAGGCGGAACTCGCGCGCCGCCTCGCCGATACCGACGGCGCCATCATCATGAAGCTGGGCCGCACCTTCCCTGCCGTGCGCCGAGCACTCGCGGCGGCCGGGCGGTTGGGGCACGCCATGTACATCGAACGCGCCAGCCATCCGGAACAACGGTGGATGCCGGTGGCCGACGTCGACGAAGCGTCCGTGCCGTACCTGTCGCTGATCGTCGTCAACGGCGACTCGGTCAACGGGCAGCGCACCCGGCGCCCGGGAGAACTGGTCGCCGCGGTGCAGACACCCAGCATCGAGACCGCTGCCGAGCTACTGGTGATCGGGCTGGGTCCCGGGCCGCAGGACTGGCTGACCGCCGAGGCCACCGCCGCGCTGGCCGAGGTCGACCACGTGGTCGGTTACGCCCCGTACGTCAACCGAGTCCCGCAGCGAGAAGGCTTGCAGAGACACGCGTCCGGCAACACCGTCGAGGTCGACCGCGCCCGCTTCGCACTGCAACTCGCCAGCCGGGGCGAGAAGGTGGCCGTGGTGTCCGGTGGCGACGCCGGCGTCTTCGGGATGGCCTCGGCGGTGTTCGAGGCCGCCGACGACCCGCAGTTCACCCATGTGCCGGTGCGGGTGCTGCCCGCGGTGTCGGCCGTCCAAGCCGTCGCCGCGCGCGCCGGCGCACCGATCGGCGCGGACTTTGCGGTGGTCAGCCTCTCCGACCGACTCAAACCCTGGTCGGTCATCGAGGCACGGCTGCGGGCCATCGCCGAAGCCGACTTGGTGCTGGCCATCTACAACCCCGCCTCGCGCACCCGTCCGGATCAGATCGCCGTGGCCCGGAAAGTGTTGCTGGAACACCGAAGTGCCGACACTGTGGTGACGATCGGGCGGGACGTCGGCCGGGCCGAGGAATCTCTGACCGTCACCACACTCGGCGACCTCGACACCGACACCATCGACATGAAATGTCTGCTGCTGATCGGCGCCTCGTCGACCCGCGTGACCGATGCGGGTCGGGTCTGGACCCCGCGGTGGGTCCGATGA
- a CDS encoding FadR/GntR family transcriptional regulator, producing the protein MSEAMSPGPKPPPRLRTHEQVMAEIENRLNNGTLKAGDRLPPERQFAEALGVSRGAVREALRILEAIGVVEAGPGSGPNSGSRIVKDSTVGMGMLLRIHLQLASFTETDLLETRLMLERLACRKAASIATGAEIYRLRRLVDEMRAAPTTAEHHELDTAFHVGIAQISGNGLAAALMAALREALHGAMIAGFERLDDPVRTMKTLTDEHELIVDAIAAGDGRAAADQVAEHILGFYRVLGFDDLNWAG; encoded by the coding sequence GTGTCGGAGGCAATGTCGCCCGGTCCCAAACCGCCTCCCCGCCTGCGTACCCACGAGCAGGTGATGGCCGAGATCGAGAACCGGCTCAACAACGGAACCCTCAAGGCCGGCGACCGGTTACCGCCCGAGCGACAGTTCGCCGAAGCACTCGGGGTCAGCCGGGGCGCCGTCCGCGAGGCGCTGCGGATCCTCGAGGCGATCGGTGTCGTCGAGGCCGGGCCCGGTTCAGGACCCAACTCGGGATCCAGGATCGTCAAGGACAGCACCGTCGGCATGGGCATGCTGCTGCGGATCCATCTGCAACTGGCTTCCTTCACCGAGACCGATCTGCTCGAGACCCGGCTGATGCTGGAGCGATTGGCGTGTCGCAAGGCTGCCAGCATCGCCACCGGCGCCGAGATCTACCGGCTGCGCAGGCTTGTCGACGAGATGCGGGCCGCGCCGACGACGGCCGAGCATCACGAACTCGACACCGCCTTCCACGTGGGCATTGCGCAGATCTCGGGCAACGGTCTGGCTGCGGCGCTGATGGCCGCGCTGCGGGAAGCCTTGCACGGCGCCATGATCGCCGGTTTCGAACGGCTCGACGACCCGGTGCGCACGATGAAGACGTTGACCGACGAGCACGAGCTCATCGTCGACGCCATTGCCGCAGGTGACGGCCGGGCTGCCGCCGACCAGGTGGCCGAACACATCCTGGGGTTCTACCGGGTACTGGGTTTCGACGATCTGAACTGGGCGGGCTGA